In one window of Camelina sativa cultivar DH55 chromosome 15, Cs, whole genome shotgun sequence DNA:
- the LOC104747216 gene encoding 12-oxophytodienoate reductase 3-like (The sequence of the model RefSeq protein was modified relative to this genomic sequence to represent the inferred CDS: added 71 bases not found in genome assembly), translating into MTAAQGNSSETLFSSYKMGRFDLSHRVVLAPMTRCRALNGVPNAALAEYYAQRTTPGGFLITEGTMVSPGSAGFPHVPGIYSDEQVEAWKQVVEAVHAKGGFIFCQLWHVGRASHPVYQVNGGSPISSTNTPISERWRVLLPDGSHGKYPKPRALEASEIPQVVEDYSRSALNAIRAGFDGIEIHGAHGYLIDQFLKDGINDRTDQYGGSIANRCRFLQEVVEGVVSAIGASKVAVRVSPAIDHMDATDSDPLSLGLAVVDLLNKLQVANGSQLAYLHVTQPRYHAYGQTESGRQGSDEEEAKLMKSLRTAYNGTFMSSGGFNKELGMQAIQQGAADLVSYGRLFIANPDLVSRFKIDGKLNKYNRKTFYTQDPVLGYTDYPFLAPFSRL; encoded by the exons ATGACGGCGGCACAAGGGAACTCCAGCGAgactcttttctcttcttacaAGATGGGAAGATTCGATCTCTCTCATCG AGTGGTTCTGGCGCCTATGACGCGGTGCAGGGCGTTGAACGGAGTTCCCAATGCGGCGTTGGCGGAGTATTATGCTCAACGCACCACTCCCGGCGGCTTTCTCATCACCGAAGGCACTATGGTCTCTCCCGGATCCGCAGG GTTCCCACATGTGCCTGGAATCTATTCGGATGAACAAGTAGAGGCATGGAAGCAAGTTGTGGAAGCAGTTCACGCTAAGGGAGGTTTCATCTTCTGTCAGTTATGGCATGTTGGACGTGCTTCTCATCCAG TGTATCAAGTTAATGGAGGGTCGCCAATATCGTCAACGAACACACCCATCTCTGAAAGGTGGCGAGTTCTTTTGCCTGATGGGTCACACGGGAAATACCCGAAACCCCGAGCACTGGAAGCTTCCGAGATACCTCAAGTGGTAGAGGATTATAGCCGCTCTGCTCTTAATGCTATCCGAGCTGGTTTCGATGGAATTGAGATCCACGGGGCGCATGGTTACCTCATTGATCAATTTCTGAAAGATGGGATCAATGACCGTACTGACCAATACGGAGGCTCCATTGCAAACCGTTGTAGATTCCTACAAGAAGTTGTGGAAGGTGTGGTTTCAGCCATAGGAGCTAGTAAAGTTGCCGTGAGGGTCTCTCCGGCAATAGACCACATGGACGCAACTGATTCTGACCCGTTATCCCTCGGGCTAGCCGTGGTTGATTTACTCAATAAGTTACAAGTCGCTAATGGCTCGCAGCTCGCTTACCTTCATGTAACACAACCTCGCTACCACGCCTACGGCCAAACTGAGTCTGGAAGGCAAGGCAgtgatgaggaagaagctaaGCTAATGAAGAGCTTACGAACGGCTTACAATGGAACCTTTATGTCTAGTGGAGGATTCAACAAGGAACTAGGCATGCAAGCTATTCAACAAGGTGCTGCGGATTTGGTTTCATATGGCAGGCTGTTTATTGCAAACCCGGATTTGGTTTCGCGGTTCAAGATTGATGGAAAGTTGAATAAATATAATCGGAAGA
- the LOC104748627 gene encoding 12-oxophytodienoate reductase 3-like translates to KLIQINFCRFPHVPGIYSDEQVEAWKQVVEAVHAKGGFIFCQLWHVGRASHPVYQVNGGSPISSTNTPISERWRVLLPDGSHGKYPKPRALEASEVRQVVEDYSRSALNAIRAGFDGIEIHGAHGYLIDQFLKDGINDRTDQYGGSIANRCRFLQEVVEGVVSAIGASKVAVRVSPAIDHMDATDSDPLSLGLAVVDLLNKLQVANGSKLAYLHVTQPRYHAYGQTESGRQGSDEEEAKLMKSLRTAYNGTFMSSGGFNKELGMQAIQQGAADLVSYGRLFIANPDLVSRFKIDGKLNKYNRKTFYTQDPVLGYTDYPFLATFSRL, encoded by the exons AAACtgatacaaataaatttttgtagGTTCCCACATGTGCCTGGAATCTATTCGGATGAACAAGTAGAGGCATGGAAGCAAGTTGTGGAAGCAGTTCACGCTAAGGGAGGTTTCATCTTCTGTCAGTTATGGCATGTTGGACGTGCTTCTCATCCAG TGTATCAAGTTAATGGAGGGTCGCCAATATCGTCAACAAACACACCCATCTCCGAAAGGTGGCGAGTTCTTTTGCCTGATGGGTCACACGGGAAATACCCGAAACCCCGAGCATTAGAAGCTTCCGAGGTACGTCAAGTGGTGGAGGATTATAGCCGCTCTGCTCTTAATGCGATCCGAGCTGGTTTCGACGGGATTGAGATCCACGGGGCGCATGGTTACCTCATTGAtcaatttttgaaagatgggatCAATGACCGTACTGACCAATACGGAGGCTCCATTGCAAACCGTTGTAGATTCTTACAAGAAGTAGTGGAAGGTGTGGTTTCAGCCATAGGAGCTAGTAAAGTTGCCGTGAGGGTCTCTCCGGCAATAGACCACATGGACGCAACTGATTCTGACCCGTTATCCCTCGGGCTAGCCGTTGTTGATTTACTCAATAAGTTACAAGTAGCTAATGGCTCGAAGCTCGCTTACCTTCATGTAACACAACCTCGCTACCACGCCTACGGCCAAACTGAGTCTGGAAGGCAAGGCAgtgatgaggaagaagctaaGCTAATGAAGAGCTTACGAACGGCTTACAATGGAACCTTTATGTCTAGTGGAGGATTCAACAAGGAACTGGGCATGCAAGCTATTCAACAAGGTGCTGCGGATTTGGTTTCATATGGGAGGCTGTTTATTGCAAACCCGGATTTGGTTTCGCGGTTCAAGATTGATGGAAAGTTGAATAAATATAATCGGAAGACGTTTTACACTCAAGATCCAGTCCTTGGTTACACGGATTATCCTTTCTTGGCTACTTTTTCCCGCCTCTGA
- the LOC104748628 gene encoding uncharacterized protein LOC104748628 produces the protein MIELYSVCGLWKLNNNIHWEFEMDNERGASLINIDENTRFSELVKILLEDFDIDIQAQCLKLSYSLPAKSSTIGSIPIFIRNDRQLEAFKLKYAQSGGVLHLCVTVEDFCEIVEQGQPSSTPFIESVTAVTQDQTSSNLLVGNVIDVYTHTQDQPIPNSYVEGVPRNMTTSVGYPSCSSHSTGLIDVDSLFCGKLFKDKTEMRSQMRMYAVKHSFEFHTFKSDNKRYVLKCIDEKCSWRLLATKAKASDSFVVRKYSSQHSCDSALRNVNHRQATARTLAGLVSNHFAGGKLPLRPKQLMEIFRNDHGVGVSYSKAWRAQEHASELARGIPADSYEVLPSWFHMIEKKNPGTITYIKADSDNKFRYGFLAFGASIRGFKLMRKVISIDGAHLKSKYKGTLLAASAQDGNFQLYPIAFAVVDSENDASWDWFLRCLKTIIPDEEDLVFVSDRASSIATALSVNYVHAHHGICTFHLQKNLETRFRASASLLPVVHDASRAYTQYDFDYLFTQISNGDPDLGEYLWQADIRKWSRAYSPSNRYNIMTSNCAESINSRLKETREYPIVCLFDTIRSILTRWFNERREESCRHPYAVTTKVGNKMNESYNNTTRWLEVSQVNENIFEVKAALKTYMVNLDTRKCTCCMFDIDKFPCAHGIAAAKHVNLNENMFVDDYHSTERWRLAYSESIHPVGDMEYWEIPESVSTSIRPPSTRIPSGRRKKKRIASSWEYGKAKTNSKQYKCSRCGQCGHNKSSCVAAI, from the exons ATGATTGAATTGTATTCAGTATGTGGTTTGTGGAAGTTGAACAACAACATTCATTGGGAATTTGAGATGGATAATGAAAGGGGAGCTTCTTTGATTAACATTGATGAGAATACTAGATTTAGTGAGTTGGTAAAAATTCTATTAGAAGATTTTGACATTGATATTCAGGCACAATGTTTAAAGCTTAGTTATTCATTGCCTGCTAAGTCTTCTACTATAGGTAGTATTCCTATCTTTATTAGAAATGATAGGCAGCTTGAAgcttttaaactcaaatatgCACAAAGTGGAGGAGTTCTTCATCTATGTGTTACTGTTGAGGATTTTTGTGAGATTGTAGAGCAG GGTCAACCTAGCTCTACTCCTTTTATTGAGAGTGTCACTGCTGTTACTCAG GATCAAACAAGCTCAAATCTGTTAGTTGGGAATGTTATTGATGTTTATACTCATACTCAG gatcaaccaataccaaattcATATGTCGAGGGTGTTCCTCGTAACATGACAACCTCTGTTGGGTATCCATCTTGTTCTTCACACTCAACTGGTCTAATCGATGTTGATTCACTGTTTTGTGGAAAGTTattcaaagacaaaacagaaatgagaaGTCAGATGCGGATGTATGCAGTCAAGCACAGTTTtgagtttcatacttttaagtCAGACAACAAGAGGTATGTTCTTAAATGTATTGATGAAAAATGTAGTTGGAGGCTACTTGCAACTAAGGCTAAAGCATCAGATAGCTTTGTTGTTCGAAAGTATAGTAGTCAGCACAGCTGTGACTCTGCTTTAAGGAATGTTAATCATCGCCAAGCAACTGCAAGGACTTTGGCTGGTTTggttagtaaccattttgcagGAGGAAAGCTTCCTCTCAGACCCAAACAGCTCATGGAAATTTTTAGGAATGACCATGGAGTTGGTGTCTCGTACTCAAAAGCATGGAGAGCTCAAGAACATGCATCAGAACTTGCTAGGGGTATACCTGCTGATAGTTATGAGGTTTTACCGAGTTGGTTTCACatgatagaaaagaagaatccagGTACTATCACTTACATCAAAGCTGATTCTGATAATAAGTTTAGATATGGTTTTCTGGCTTTTGGTGCATCAATTAGAGGTTTTAAGTTGATGAGAAAAGTTATTTCTATTGATGGCGcccatttgaaatcaaaatataaaggGACTTTGCTTGCTGCATCAGCTCAGGATGGTAATTTTCAGTTGTATCCTAttgcttttgctgttgttgattctgagaatgatgcATCATGGGATTGGTTTTTGCGGTGTTTGAAGACTATTATTCCTGATGAAGAGGATCTAGTTTTTGTGTCTGATCGGGCTTCTTCAATTGCAACTGCGCTATCAGTAAATTATGTACATGCTCATCACGGGATCTGCACTTTCCACTTGCAAAAGAACCTGGAAACACGATTTAGAGCTTCggcttctcttcttccagtTGTTCATGATGCTTCAAGAGCTTACACTcagtatgattttgattatttgttcacTCAAATTTCCAATGGTGATCCGGATCTTGGAGAATATCTTTGGCAAGCTGATATTAGGAAATGGTCACGTGCATATTCTCCTTCAAACCGGTACAACATTATGACATCTAATTGTGCCGAGTCCATTAACTCCAGGTTAAAAGAGACTCGTGAGTATCCAATTGTCTGCCTGTTTGATACAATCAGGTCTATTttgactaggtggtttaatgaACGACGTGAGGAGAGCTGTCGACATCCATATGCTGTTACTACAAAAGTTGGGAATAAGATGAATGAATCTTATAATAATACTACCCGCTGGCTTGAAGTTAGTCAAGTAAATGAAAATATCTTCGAGGTTAAAGCAGCTTTAAAGACATATATGGTGAATTTGGACACAAGGAAATGCACATGCTGTATGTTTGATATTGACAaattcccttgtgcacatggaATTGCTGCTGCCAAACATGTCAATCTCAATGAAAACatgtttgttgatgattatCATTCCACTGAAAG atGGCGTTTAGCATATTCAGAGAGCATTCACCCAGTAGGTGATATGGAGTATTGGGAGATTCCAGAGAGTGTTAGTACTTCTATTCGGCCACCTTCTACTCGTATACCTAGTGGCAGgcgaaagaaaaagagaatagctAGTTCATGGGAGTATGGAAAGGCTaagacaaattcaaaacaatacaaatgcaGTAGGTGCGGTCAGTGTGGACACAACAAATCTAGTTGTGTTGCAGCtatctaa
- the LOC104747218 gene encoding uncharacterized protein LOC104747218, producing MTPNSTEKIPLSRLKHASDFEMYTAQPWGKEAYNILATCIQKFDKNTWSKGQYSVKGFPMALYIWALSAVPIFGDTFARRCNFSRTFYPLILNWQSSRFARFDDIVEAIKTATCVEVKTIIGDPQEYKHLVDKDDNDFEEVIGLVMKGYRLKKEEWSSRLVDIYYALGELGDKMGEKLPVFEKQEKMEKNLSDSEKLDIILFMLDDFNKRLEAIEEAVKTTSGEDKDKGSHEDEDGQNRNEEVINEEAGKQNVDGDIAREDFVESQSADSVRPSNTQDGSYAADDENTQKTGGDDGNYFEETPKDKSPSPRPSTPKFDLLSEEDEVSEKDKSMDKEKGASSKKRGLRERKQRKCKQSNDGDDDVMNRKEALQRKKRKPSDNPDADIQAREGPQKKKSKSDDVGGVQRKSERNTIPSIHTQPPYTAEKKKDPILYPFSKVDKTRLEVFSEWKNSRKTMQLTILGKKVDAKWFTTLETPGKSLTTMHVDTVVKLLSRREESHPHFFKSKALTLAETSFLREIDEYYSIFVDNKDEYEFPEEGFSQLFKEAPTNKILAPMLVKERLWMPLMINLEKKELIIYDLGKHFYTNKIKDKQVGAYAVAMPYIAQKKFGMKNDTEKSPFRISIINCIPQVDKIEDSGVFMLKTIECLAMSITTHGNLKNESIGDLRKKMAVDIFAELQND from the exons ATGACACCAAATTCAACAGAGAAGATACCTCTGTCTAGGCTTAAGCATGCATCGGATTTCGAGATGTATACAGCCCAACCATGGGGCAAGGAAGCGTATAACATTCTCGCCACATGCATTCAGAAATTCGATAAAAATACTTGGTCAAAAGGTCAGTATAGTGTCAAGGGATTTCCCATGGCGTTATATATATGGGCCTTGAGTGCTGTTCCAATTTTTGGTGATACATTTGCGAGAAGATGTAATTTTTCCAGAACATTCTATCCACTGATTCTCAACTGGCAATCAAGTCGTTTTGCAAGGTTTGATGATATTGTTGAAGCTATTAAGACAGCAACTTGt gttGAAGTCAAAACAATAATTGGAGATCCACAAGAATATAAGCATTTGGTTGATAAAGATgacaatgattttgaagaagttatTGGCTTGGTTATGAAAGGCTATaggttgaagaaagaagaatggtcTTCTAGATTAGTTGATATTTACTATGCTTTGGGAGAGTTGGGTGACAAAATGGGGGAAAAATTGCCAGTCtttgagaaacaagagaaaatggagaaaaatttgTCAGATTCAGAAAAACTTGACATAATCCTCTTTATGTTAGATGACTTCAACAAAAGACTAGAAGCCATTGAAGAAGCTGTCAAAACCACATCAGGGGAAGATAAGGATAAAGGA tctcacgaagatgaagatggacaGAATAGAAATGAAGAGGTTATAAATGAAGAG GCTGGCAAACAAAATGTTGATGGAGATATTGCTAGAGAAGATTTCGTAGAAAGCCAGTCTGCAGATTCTGTCCGTCCGTCAAACACACAAGATGGGAGCTACGCTGCAGATGATGAAAACACTCAAAAaactggtggtgatgatggtaaTTACTTTGAAGAAACACCAAAG GATAAATCTCCTTCTCCACGCCCTTCTACACCAAAATTTGATCTTCTttctgaagaagatgaggttAGTGAAAAAGATAAAAGCATGGATAAAGAGAAGGGAGCAAGCAGTAAGAAGAgaggtttgagagagagaaaacag AGAAAGTGTAAGCAAAgcaatgatggtgatgatgatgttatgaaCAGAAAAGAG GCACTACAGAGGAAGAAGCGTAAACCAAGTGACAATCCAGATGCTGATATTCAAGCTAGAGAAGGG ccacagaaaaagaagagtaaatcTGATGATGTTGGTGGTGTGCAAAGAAAAAGTGAACGAAATACAATTCCTTCTATTCACACTCAGCCGCCTTACACGgccgagaagaagaaggacccaATACTTTATCCTTTTTCCAAAGTTGATAAGACCCGGTTAGAAGTATTTAGTGAATGGAAGAATTCAAGGAAAACAAT GCAACTAACAATTCTGGGTAAAAAAGTTGATGCCAAGTGGTTCACAACACTAGAGACGCCAGGGAAGTCGTTAACAACAATG caTGTTGATACAGTTGTGAAGTTGTTaagcagaagagaagaaagtcaTCCGCACTTCTTTAAAAGCAAAGCATTGACATTGGCTGAAACTtcttttttgagagagattgatgaATATTACTCAATATTCGTTGACAACAAAGACGAATATGAGTTCCCTGAAGAAGGATTCAGTCAACTCTTCAAGGAAGCacctacaaacaaaatattggcGCCAATGTTGGTTAAGGAAAGGCTTTGGATGCCATTGATGatcaatttggagaagaaggagtTGATTATCTACGACTTAGGCAAGCATTTCTAcaccaacaaaattaaagacaaacaGGTGGGTGCATATGCTGTTGCAATGCCTTATATTGCCCAGAAGAAGTTTGGGATGAAAAATGATACAGAGAAATCTCCATTCAGAATCAGTATTATAAATTGCATACCTCAG GTTGATAAGATTGAAGATAGTGGTGTCTTCATGCTGAAGACAATCGAATGTTTGGCTATGAGCATAACAACACATGGCAATCTTAAAAATGAGTCAATTGGTGATTTACGGAAGAAAATGGCGGTTGATATCTTTGCAG AATTACAAAATGACTAG